A stretch of the Panicum virgatum strain AP13 chromosome 9N, P.virgatum_v5, whole genome shotgun sequence genome encodes the following:
- the LOC120688714 gene encoding protein WHAT'S THIS FACTOR 9, mitochondrial-like: MSYVDVKMRWKKDASFDAVPVLSHARDLRPLVSMARLLSPSPAPVSAVSKRGRSLEVPDRRVTSFLRRFPAAFVESVGPHHNLPWFRLSDAAAGLLRKERDVFAARRADVTGRLRRLVLMCPRRRLPLRVAQGMLWHLGIPEDYFKDPDHGIAQDGFRILTSGDGSVCRDDDGDGRETELGLIDDGKLQEMPLSVLQMNAMRKFGSVADVPIPLFQSKGLRLKQKIKDWLEGFQRLHYVSPYEDFSDIRPGTDVSEKRAVGVLHELLSLFVTCSAERRRLLCLRQHLGLPQKFHLVFERHPHVFYLLLKEKTCFVVLKEAYMARGDTAIEEHPMLEVRKKYVELMEESQEIIRGRRSGKPIELESNVSGSGDIEDCIEILS; encoded by the coding sequence ATGTCGTACGTGGACGTCAAGATGCGGTGGAAGAAGGACGCGTCGTTCGACGCCGTCCCCGTGCTCTCCCACGCCCGCGACCTTCGCCCGCTGGTCTCCATGGCGCGCCTCCTCTCCCCGTCGCCCGCCCCCGTATCGGCGGTCTCCAAGCGCGGCCGCTCGCTCGAGGTCCCCGATCGCCGGGtcacctccttcctccgccGCTTCCCCGCCGCCTTCGTCGAGTCCGTGGGGCCGCACCACAACCTCCCCTGGTTCCGGctctccgacgccgccgccgggctcctGCGGAAGGAGCGGGACGTcttcgccgcccgccgcgcggaTGTCAcgggccgcctgcgccgcctcgtcctcatgtgcccgcgccgccgcctcccgctccgCGTCGCGCAGGGCATGCTGTGGCATCTCGGCATCCCAGAGGACTACTTTAAGGATCCGGATCACGGCATCGCACAGGATGGATTTCGGATTTTAACTTCAGGAGATGGATCTGTTTGCCGGGATGATGACGGCGATGGGAGGGAGACGGAGTTGGGGCTAATTGACGATGGGAAGCTTCAAGAAATGCCTCTCTCGGTTCTCCAGATGAATGCTATGAGGAAGTTCGGATCGGTGGCAGATGTGCCTATCCCACTCTTCCAGTCAAAGGGTCTCCGGttgaagcagaagattaaggACTGGTTGGAAGGGTTCCAGAGGCTGCATTACGTGTCTCCATATGAGGATTTCAGCGACATCCGTCCGGGTACTGATGTTTCAGAGAAGCGGGCAGTCGGGGTGCTCCATGAGCTGCTTAGTCTGTTTGTGACGTGCTCTGCTGAGAGGCGGCGGCTACTCTGCCTTAGGCAGCACCTGGGTCTGCCACAGAAGTTCCATCTTGTGTTTGAGCGGCACCCGCATGTATTCTACTTGTTGTTAAAGGAAAAGACATGCTTTGTTGTCCTCAAAGAGGCGTACATGGCTAGGGGAGATACTGCAATTGAGGAACACCCCATGCTGGAAGTGCGCAAGAAGTATGTTGAGCTGATGGAGGAGTCACAGGAAATCATAAGGGGCCGACGGAGCGGGAAACCTATTGAACTGGAGTCCAATGTATCTGGTTCTGGGGATATTGAGGATTGCATTGAAATTTTATCATAA